A genomic segment from Ptychodera flava strain L36383 chromosome 19, AS_Pfla_20210202, whole genome shotgun sequence encodes:
- the LOC139119004 gene encoding galactosylceramide sulfotransferase-like, whose translation MAIKSPPLLDFKDGDAVTFNILTSHARYSRKEISQVIRPGAKYITIIRDPVANLESAFGYFQLAEKLGLTMYRRPFNMFLRRLDEFSQLTFSRRPYIRNGQMYDLGLNAQQQTNISYVLLKIEEFSKEFNLVLIQEYYDESLVLLKNLLCWDFDDILYIPKGVRSKRLRYNYDKSFDKNIRQWSLADSILYDYFNKTLWRKIHALGDQFYRDLEIFRRKQKEVFRTCVDVGVIDTSDRREEKFVLVTNASHFCQLLRLEDTHYWKILGQRQMIAALRRMNFTLNFK comes from the coding sequence ATGGCCATCAAGTCTCCCCCTCTGCTCGACTTCAAAGACGGCGACGCTGTCACGTTCAACATTCTGACGAGCCACGCACGGTACTCAAGGAAGGAAATCAGCCAGGTGATTCGTCCTGGTGCCAAGTACATCACCATTATTCGGGACCCCGTCGCCAACTTGGAATCGGCTTTCGGTTACTTCCAACTGGCCGAGAAGCTCGGCTTGACGATGTACAGGCGCCCTTTCAACATGTTCCTTCGGAGACTGGACGAGTTCTCGCAGCTGACCTTCTCCCGTCGACCGTACATCAGAAACGGCCAGATGTACGATCTCGGACTAAATGCCCAGCAACAGACCAACATCTCATACGTGCTGTTGAAAATTGAAGAATTTTCTAAGGAATTCAATTTAGTTCTCATCCAGGAATATTACGATGAGTCGTTAGTTTTATTGAAAAACCTACTGTGTTGGGATTTTGACGACATTTTGTATATCCCTAAAGGAGTTCGCAGTAAACGATTAAGATACAATTATGAcaaaagttttgacaaaaacatTCGACAGTGGAGTCTCGCCGATTCCATTCTTTACGATTACTTCAATAAAACACTATGGAGGAAAATCCACGCCTTGGGCGACCAATTTTACCGAGACTTGGAAATattcaggcgaaaacaaaaggaAGTTTTTAGGACTTGCGTCGATGTTGGCGTCATTGATACGTCAGACAGACGAGAGGAAAAGTTCGTGCTGGTGACGAACGCTTCAcacttttgtcaacttttgcGGTTAGAAGACACCCATTACTGGAAAATACTGGGTCAGCGCCAGATGATAGCCGCCCTCAGGCGGATGAATTTTACGCTGAATTTCAAGTGA